A stretch of the Comamonas testosteroni TK102 genome encodes the following:
- a CDS encoding AMP-dependent synthetase/ligase codes for MNQQSEIDVLGLRTENRHLTIEQVQTLPELLAMRVSATPSAEAYRAFDESSNVWKSLNWAETAQRVALWSRALCASNLPAGARVAILLPNGFDAMTIDQACLRCGYVPVPLHAIDNAGSIAYILADSGASLLVVADAKAWQKICATGQELPELQAVIHAQQGRTNESSSASPIPAEQAAQESVKTLQRKPLIVLSAWLQAGQRYTSALPEPPDKTQLAGIVYTSGTTGKPKGVMLTHDNVVSDLHAVMQRVKAFPEDVFLSFLPLSHTFERTAGYYLAIATGSCVAYARSVAQLAQDMKQVKPTVLISVPRIYERVYAKVQESLASSSLKRKLFEAAVNKGWKRFCARQGIPLSEQLDAQASWASALPAWLLRSLVAQPLLAQFGGRLRVAVSGGAPLSPTIARCFLGLGLPMLQGYGMTETAPVVSANGLDDNWPDTVGRVLPGIEVRIGDDQELQVSGPVVMRGYWNRPEDTAKAFTADGWLRTGDQAAIENGRIRIKGRIKEIIVTSTGEKVPPNDVEQAILVDPLFEQVFVVGEDRPFIACIAVVSQMEWEVLARSVGLNPDDASSLHHAAAEREALARIEKQTRSFARYAVPRAIHLVRDSWSIDNGLMTPTLKLKRKNLMAYYEDAIEQMYGKPIESWKTKA; via the coding sequence ATGAACCAACAAAGTGAAATCGACGTACTGGGTCTCCGGACAGAGAATCGACATCTGACTATCGAGCAGGTGCAGACCTTGCCGGAGCTCCTGGCCATGCGGGTCAGCGCCACGCCATCAGCGGAGGCTTACCGAGCGTTCGATGAAAGCAGCAACGTCTGGAAAAGCCTGAACTGGGCCGAAACAGCCCAGCGGGTTGCCCTGTGGAGCCGCGCCTTGTGCGCATCGAATCTTCCTGCCGGTGCAAGGGTGGCAATCCTGCTGCCCAATGGCTTTGATGCGATGACCATCGACCAGGCCTGTCTGCGCTGCGGCTACGTACCCGTTCCTCTGCATGCCATAGACAATGCCGGCAGCATTGCCTACATCCTTGCCGATTCGGGGGCGTCCTTGCTGGTGGTGGCCGATGCCAAAGCCTGGCAAAAAATTTGCGCTACCGGTCAGGAGCTGCCCGAACTTCAGGCCGTGATCCACGCACAGCAAGGCCGTACCAACGAGTCATCGAGCGCCTCTCCCATACCCGCCGAACAAGCTGCGCAAGAGTCCGTCAAGACCCTTCAGCGAAAACCGCTCATCGTCTTGTCCGCCTGGCTTCAGGCTGGTCAACGGTATACCTCTGCCCTCCCCGAGCCACCAGACAAAACACAGCTAGCAGGCATTGTCTATACCTCGGGGACGACCGGAAAGCCCAAGGGGGTCATGCTCACCCATGACAACGTGGTCAGCGACTTGCACGCTGTGATGCAACGTGTGAAGGCTTTTCCCGAGGACGTCTTCCTCTCGTTTCTGCCGCTTTCACACACTTTCGAGCGCACTGCTGGCTACTACCTGGCCATTGCCACCGGCTCCTGCGTGGCCTACGCGCGTTCTGTCGCACAACTTGCGCAGGACATGAAGCAGGTCAAGCCGACCGTGCTGATATCCGTGCCTCGCATCTATGAACGTGTTTATGCCAAGGTTCAGGAATCGCTTGCCTCCAGCAGCCTCAAGCGCAAGCTGTTCGAGGCGGCAGTCAACAAGGGCTGGAAGCGTTTTTGCGCTCGTCAAGGCATCCCCTTGAGCGAGCAGCTCGATGCCCAAGCAAGCTGGGCTTCTGCCTTGCCAGCCTGGCTGCTGCGCAGCCTTGTCGCACAACCCTTGCTCGCACAGTTTGGAGGCCGGCTACGCGTGGCCGTGAGCGGCGGAGCCCCTTTGTCTCCAACCATTGCGCGCTGTTTTCTGGGTCTGGGCCTGCCCATGCTGCAAGGTTACGGAATGACCGAAACCGCCCCTGTGGTCAGTGCCAACGGCCTCGACGACAACTGGCCCGATACCGTTGGCCGGGTGCTGCCGGGGATTGAAGTCCGCATTGGCGATGATCAGGAACTGCAGGTCTCTGGCCCGGTGGTGATGCGAGGTTACTGGAACCGTCCGGAAGACACGGCCAAAGCCTTTACTGCCGACGGCTGGCTCAGAACCGGGGACCAAGCGGCCATCGAAAACGGTCGCATTCGAATCAAAGGTCGAATCAAGGAAATCATTGTGACGTCGACGGGTGAGAAAGTGCCTCCCAATGATGTGGAACAGGCCATCCTCGTCGATCCCCTGTTTGAGCAAGTGTTTGTGGTTGGCGAGGATCGTCCTTTCATCGCCTGTATCGCCGTTGTCAGTCAAATGGAATGGGAAGTGCTTGCCAGGAGTGTCGGCCTGAACCCGGATGACGCTTCCAGCCTGCACCATGCTGCTGCTGAGAGAGAAGCACTTGCCAGAATCGAAAAGCAGACACGTAGCTTTGCCCGTTATGCAGTGCCCAGAGCGATCCATCTGGTCAGGGATAGCTGGA